In Melitaea cinxia chromosome 4, ilMelCinx1.1, whole genome shotgun sequence, a single genomic region encodes these proteins:
- the LOC123670340 gene encoding V-type proton ATPase 16 kDa proteolipid subunit, translating to MAETNPIYGPFFGVMGAASAIIFSALGAAYGTAKSGTGIAAMSVMRPELIMKSIIPVVMAGIIAIYGLVVAVLIAGSLEAPATYPLFRGFIHLGAGLAVGFSGLAAGFAIGIVGDAGVRGTAQQPRLFVGMILILIFAEVLGLYGLIVAIYLYTKQQ from the exons atggcTGAAACAAATCCCATCTATGGACCCTTCTTCGGAGTTATGGGGGCGGCGTCTGCTATCATTTTTAGTG CCCTCGGAGCTGCCTATGGAACAGCCAAGTCAGGTACCGGTATTGCCGCCATGTCGGTGATGCGGCCTGAACTTATCATGAAGTCCATCATTCCCGTTGTCATGGCGGGTATTATTGCCATCTACGGATTGGTCGTGGCCGTACTTATTGCTGGTTCCCTTGAGGCACCAGCCACCTACCCCTTGTTCAG AGGGTTCATCCACTTGGGAGCGGGTCTCGCTGTAGGTTTCTCTGGTCTGGCCGCCGGTTTCGCCATAGGCATTGTAGGTGATGCCGGTGTCCGCGGTACAGCCCAACAGCCCAGGCTATTCGTCGGAATGATTCTTATCCTCATTTTCGCCGAAGTATTGGGTCTATACGGTCTCATCGTCGCCATCTATCTGTACACGAAACAACAGTAA
- the LOC123670341 gene encoding tumor suppressor candidate 3 isoform X2: MKYKTLLCLTAILTYCNIDAQSRTKGLEEKVQQLADISAKQSIIALNFNKFKEYVKSPPRDYSFIVMFTAMAPSRRCAICQHVYDEYLVVANSFRLSPSFSDKLFFGLVDFDEGSDVFQMLRLNTAPVIMHFPAKGKPKPADSMDFERTGIHAEAIIKWIQDRTDIQIRVFRPPNYSGVILIAMLLVLITGFLYLRRNNLDFLYNKQMWAVIAIFFCFSMVSGQMWNQIRGPPFFHRTKNGPVYINGGSHGQFVLESYIVAALNGAVVVGMIFMIEAAGGVKGTDIHRAQEGKRRRFQFVVGLVLVCVFFSLLLSIFRSKTQGYPYSFLFK, translated from the exons ATGAAATACAAAACGTTACTATGCCTCACTGCAATCTTAACTTACTGCAACATAGATGCCCAAAGTCGTACAAAAGga CTAGAAGAGAAAGTCCAACAGCTAGCGGATATAAGCGCCAAGCAATCTATTATAgctttaaatttcaataaatttaaggaATATGTAAAATCTCCGCCAAGGGATTACTCCTTCATAGTGATGTTTACAGCAATGGCACCTTCCAGGAGGTGCGCTATATGTCAGCATGTGTATGATGAATATCTGGTCGTGGCTAACTCGTTCCGACTTTCGCCATCTTTCAGTGATAAACTCTTCTTTGGACTGGTCGACTTTGATGAAGGCTCAGATGTCTTTCAAATG TTGCGTTTGAATACAGCTCCAGTAATCATGCATTTTCCGGCTAAAGGAAAGCCTAAACCAGCTGATTCTATGGACTTTGAGAGAACTGGTATACACGCTGAGGCTATTATTAAATGGATCCAAGACAGAACTGATATTCAG ATCCGTGTGTTTCGACCACCAAACTACTCCGGTGTTATCCTAATTGCAATGCTCCTTGTATTAATAACCGGATTTTTATACCTTAGGCGTAATAACCTCGATTTCTTGTATAATAAGCAAATGTGGGCAGTCATCGCCATTTTCTTCTGTTTCTCAATGGTATCAGGACAAATGTGGAACCAGATCCGTGGACCACCATTCTTCCATAGAACTAAGAATGGACCGGTTTATATCAATGGAGGTTCTCATGGACAGTTTGTGCTCGAGAGTTACATTGTGGCTGCATTAA ATGGAGCAGTTGTCGTTGGAATGATATTCATGATAGAGGCAGCGGGTGGAGTGAAAGGAACAGATATACATCGAGCGCAAGAGGGAAAGAGACGGCGATTCCAATTCGTTGTCGGATTGGTGCTAGTGTGCGTGTTCTTTTCGCTTCTCCTATCTATATTTAGATCTAAAACTCAAGGCTATCCATATAG CTTCCTGTTCAAATAG
- the LOC123669966 gene encoding polyprenol reductase, translating to MLNILDLGFLSLALTVAFTGFVINNYEKHVPAFIVKGYKYGSFAYRGNEANFLQIIEVPKALYRHYYAFSTVFSAVTLIYALLVYYFEFSVHGYIVFALKLLLEQDEPAVSAFAAILALSLLLVQCGRRCYETYCLQVFAKSSKMNLSHYIAGLVHYFAVVVAIIGQAPLFCGNQNRENVLWSDTKTLVLAAPCTSIFIWAWYEQFMTNIIFANLRKDKKTGKVVTEEHKIPKGRLFEHVSSPHRMCEIILYIVLLILIPTRTFLCIFLWVIANQVQTAIHAHVWYKNTFKDYPKNRMALIPNFL from the exons ATGTTGAATATATTGGACCTAGGTTTCCTAAGTTTAGCTCTAACTGTCGCATTTACTGGATTtgtgataaataattatgaaaaacacGTCCCTGCATTTATAGTGAAAGGATATAAGTATGGAAGTTTTGCTTATCGTGGGAATGAAgcaaattttttacaaataattgagGTACCAAAAGCACTTTATCGGCATTATTACGCATTTTCAACAGTTTTTAGTGCAGTAACATTAATATATGctttattagtatattattttgaatttagtgTTCATGGATATATTGTGTTTGCACTAAAATTACTTCTTGAGCAAGATGAACCAGCAG TGTCAGCGTTCGCAGCAATACTGGCACTGTCTCTTCTTCTTGTCCAGTGTGGAAGAAGATGTTATGAGACATATTGCTTGCAAGTATTCGCTAAGTCCAGTAAGATGAACCTCAGTCATTACATTGCTGGTTTAGTGCATTACTTTGCTGTTGTTGTAGCTATTATTGGACAAGCGCCCTTATTTTGTG GTAACCAAAACAGAGAAAATGTATTATGGAGTGATACCAAAACATTAGTTCTAGCTGCACCCTGTACATCTATTTTCATCTGGGCGTGGTATGAACAATTTATGACAAACATTATTTTCGCTAATCTAAGAAAAGACAAAAAAACTGGCAAAGTCGTTACAGAAGAACATAAGATACCAAAAGGAAGGCTATTTGAACATGTCTCAAGTCCGCACAGAAtgtgtgaaattattttatacatcgttttgttaatattaataccAACAAGGACATTCCTTTGCATTTTCTTGTGGGTCATAGCGAATCAA GTACAAACAGCAATACACGCTCATGTATGGtacaaaaacacatttaaagacTACCCGAAGAATAGAATGGCTTTAATACCAaattttttgtaa